From one Mytilus edulis chromosome 1, xbMytEdul2.2, whole genome shotgun sequence genomic stretch:
- the LOC139490281 gene encoding carnosine synthase 1-like codes for MFSMANTKEATLGNDSITWNRENIEQISGKTVLVIGASGKDRRFVWKTFQDLNIKVVLVDPKENKHLRDIVAVLIKYNYLENSILADESHGDAIIKLLGPTVNQLSACFTFDEYCIHLTSIVCQKLGFVGVKPDVALMVQSKQLTYDALRKKSRDFNTNQYSPLSFQIKNVSDISNTKGLSFPAILKPEYGNFSEGVSKVYSIDDCVSKFKMLQCTFEKNWDGGGFGSSMVLMEFLPGIVHHIDVIIFKGVLLKALVTDMGPKLPYGFSDTTTCFPTCLPDKVVAEIIQASFDCCRKVGLDNGVFNVEMIVTSNGLKMIEINCRPGSYRRCVVFRTTDSIDLFVTLALIAAGIKPEFPKTSNVYAVGCYLYSFAHSRQLQDKTVLQRIEELKNRKEILYIERSDICKVDEMFPKCFAHLVAFDKTNGNLAKQKLINICKELALYTNDYNLEQLTRYFY; via the exons ATGTTTTCAATGGCAAATACTAAAGAGGCGACCTTAGGGAATGATTCTATAACATGGAACAGAGAAAATATTGAGCAAATATCAGGAAAAACTGTTCTGGTCATTGGAGCCTCTGGTAAAGATCGCCGATTTGTGTGGAAAACTTTTCAGGATTTGAATATTAAG GTTGTTCTTGTGGAtccaaaagaaaacaaacatctCCGTGATATAGTTGCTGTTTTGATTAAATACAACTACTTGGAAAATTCAATACTAGCAGATGAAAGTCATGGTGATGCCATTATAAAACTTCTCGGTCCAACAGTGAACCAACTATCAGCATGCTTCACTTTCGACGAATATTGTATCCATTTAACATCAATAGTGTGTCAGAAGTTAGGATTTGTTGGCGTCAAACCTGATGTTGCCCTTATGGTCCAGAGCAAACAACTTACATATGATGCTCTGAGAAAAAAATCACGTGATTTTAATACCAATCAATATTCCCCTCTATCATTCCAAATCAAAAATGTATCAgatatttcaaatacaaaaggttTATCATTTCCAGCGATACTTAAACCAGAATATGGTAATTTTTCCGAAGGCGTATCAAAAGTGTACTCAATTGATGATTGTGTttctaaattcaaaatgttacaatGTACATTTGAAAAGAATTGGGATGGGGGTGGCTTTGGTAGTTCAATGGTTTTAATGGAATTTTTGCCAGGTATTGTTCACCATATTGATGTAATAATATTTAAGGGTGTTTTACTGAAAGCGCTAGTTACCGATATGGGTCCAAAATTACCATATGGATTTTCTGATACAACCACGTGTTTTCCCACTTGCTTGCCAGATAAAGTTGTGGCTGAAATAATTCAAGCATCATTTGATTGCTGCAGAAAGGTCGGGTTAGATAATGGTGTTTTCAATGTTGAAATGATAGTGACTTCGAATGGTTTAAAGATGATTGAAATTAACTGCAGACCAGGTTCTTACCGTAGGTGTGTCGTCTTCAGAACAACGGACTCTATTGACTTATTCGTAACACTAGCTTTAATTGCTGCTGGAATAAAACCAGAGTTTCCCAAAACTAGCAATGTGTATGCAGTTGGATGCTATCTTTATTCGTTCGCTCATAGTCGCCAATTACAAGACAAAACTGTTCTGCAAAGAATCGAAGAActgaaaaatagaaaagaaattcTATATATTGAAAGGTCGGATATTTGTAAAGTTGATGAAATGTTTCCAAAGTGTTTTGCTCATTTAGTTGCATTTGACAAGACAAATGGAAATCTTGCAAAGCAAAAGTTGATTAATATTTGCAAAGAACTTGCCTTATATACAAATGACTATAATTTAGAACAGTTGACAAGATATTTCTATTAG
- the LOC139490254 gene encoding sialin-like has product MEEGTTSALVRNGQGEVEIRTGSRQESIHVPLLGSCRFALAVLGFFGLLNMYAMLVNINVAIVCMVNRTSIYTIDNSTVISNKDSNCFRQKDHNFSDASSIPGGELNWDPEIQGYVLGGFYWGYLITQMPAGWIATRYGGKIVTGWSMFVSMIFTLLTPFAARTSYIFAVVVRIVIGLSTGAVFPAMHSLLGNWVPPSERSKFTAMTYSGTQLGIVVTFALGSLMCVHGFAGGWPSIFYVCGISSFIWLILWMWFVSDTPAEHKRISREEKEYIMGLLADSTHDTKKKELQVPWLEITKSMPNYAIVVSNITCDWGLYTLLTYIPTYMNDVLKLDITTNGLFSSLPYIVFWATVFCGGWLADFFRDRKLMSTTNTRKVFDTVAKLGPASMLIGLGYVDCSQTALAIVLVILAVSSAGFQYSGWVVNHIDIAPSYAGILLGISNSLASTTGIISPIIVGAITEKSQTRAEWQIVFYIAAGMYIFGAIFYIVFASGELQPWAKDSCSNPSEEQNTENFLDNEDGL; this is encoded by the exons ATGGAAGAAGGAACAACGAGTGCACTGGTTCGTAATGGACAAGGGGAGGTAGAGATTAGAACAGGTAGTAGACAAG aatctATACATGTACCTCTGTTAGGTTCTTGTCGTTTTGCACTAGCGGTCTTAGGATTTTTTGGACTACTTAACATGTATGCGATGCTTGTCAACATTAATGTTGCGATTGTCTGCATGGTGAATAGGACTTCGATATATACTATTGATAACTCTACagttatttcaaataaagataGTAATTGTTTTCGCCAGAAAGATCATAACTTTTCGGATGCGTCTTCTATCCCT GGCGGTGAGTTAAATTGGGATCCAGAGATACAAGGATATGTACTTGGTGGATTCTACTGGGGTTATTTGATAACACAGATGCCAGCAGGATGGATAGCTACAAGATATGGGGGAAAGATTGTGACTGGTTGGAGCATGTTTGTATCAATGATATTCACATTGTTAACACCATTTGCTGCTAGAACTAGCTACATCTTTGCAGTAGTTGTTAGGATTGTTATCGGTTTATCTACT ggAGCAGTATTTCCGGCTATGCATTCTCTTCTTGGTAACTGGGTTCCTCCATCAGAACGAAGCAAGTTTACTGCAATGACGTACTCTG GTACACAACTTGGCATTGTTGTAACATTTGCACTTGGTTCATTGATGTGTGTACATGGTTTTGCTGGAGGTTGGCCGTCCATATTCTACGTCTGTG GCATTTCAAGTTTTATATGGTTAATTTTATGGATGTGGTTTGTAAGTGATACACCAGCCGAGCACAAACGAATTTCAAGAGAGGAAAAAGAATACATAATGGGTTTATTAGCAGACAGTACCCATGACACTAAAAAgaag GAACTACAGGTGCCCTGGTTGGAGATTACAAAGTCAATGCCGAATTATGCCATAGTGGTATCTAATATAACATGTGATTGGGGTCTTTATACACTGCTAACATACATCCCAACTTACATGAACGATGTTTTAAAGCTTGATATCACAACG aatggactgttttCGTCATTACCATATATTGTTTTCTGGGCGACTGTATTTTGTGGAGGCTGGCTTGCTGACTTTTTCCGAGACAGAAAGTTAATGTCGACTACAAATACCCGGAAAGTATTTGACACTGTTG CAAAATTAGGTCCTGCTTCCATGTTGATTGGTTTAGGTTATGTCGACTGTTCCCAAACAGCCTTGGCCATTGTATTGGTTATTCTTGCTGTAAGTTCGGCAGGATTTCAGTACAGTGGATGGGTTGTTAATCATATTGATATAGCACCTAGCTATGCAGGGATCTTGCTTGGAATATCGAATTCTCTGGCATCTACAACAGGAATTATATCCCCAATTATAGTAGGGGCTATCACAGAAAAG TCACAAACTCGAGCCGAGTGGCAGATAGTTTTCTACATTGCAGCAGGCATGTATATATTTGGTGCAATCTTCTATATTGTATTTGCAAGTGGTGAATTACAGCCGTGGGCGAAGGACTCTTGTTCAAATCCATCGGAAGAACAAAATACTGAAAATTTTCTGGACAATGAGGATGGTTTATAA